In the Silvanigrella aquatica genome, CTTCAGTAGACGCTATCGATGGGCTATTTTGGCAAGAAAATCACCAAAAGAGCATTGGGGAATGGAAAGACTGCACCATCCGCGTGAAACGGTCATGGTAGATTGGGAGGGCTTCCCTCTAGACGAAACAATGGGTGCTCCTGATGAAGGGGTAAAGCCCATTTACGAGTCAAAACTTCCTTTTAAATATGAACAAGCAACTGATATCGCAGTGGCAAGTATACAAACAAAAGAATCTTCGGCTGTTTCTAGAGCAAAAGATCAAATAAACGAATACCATAGACGTATGACGAAAACAAAAGTGGGTACCTTGTATGAGCATCGTACGGAGATAGAGGTTGTTGGATTGCATGTGGTGCACATCCCTTTCTGGTATATTCGCTATTCCTTTGCGCCTAAAAGCATGTTTAAATTTTTTACGACGGCAAGAGAACGGCGTCTTTTAGTACAAGGTTATACAAAAGCAGTTCTTGATGCCGAATTACCACTAAACTCATCAGATAAAGTGATGACAAATATGTTTATTGCAGGAACATTAGGATTTATTTGTTTAACTTTATCTGTATTTGTTAATTCTTTATTTTATATTTTATTTGTTATTTTTATGTTGGTTGTGATTTTATCTACTTGGAAAATTATTTCACGTGAAAAAGTGGATACGGACAACATTAAAGGGAATGAAAATCAAGAACCAGCAGGTGGTTGATATTTTTATATATTTATTCTTTAATATCATACATAAAAGAAATATTTGAATAATTTTCTTTAAAATGATTCATATGAATAGAACCGTTTATTCGTGCTAATGAAGTGCCCGTTTCGGCGTTAACCATAAGTCCAATTTCACCATGAAGCCAGTCTAAAATCATAGATGAACCTGTGCCAATTAAGTTTTCAGTTCTTTCAAAAACATTTTTTTGGAGAGGAACGGGAAGTGACATTAAAAAAGAAATATATGGATTTTGTGGGCTCCATTTTCTTTTAGTTCCATTTATTTTAAATCGTGCCGTAACATGAATTTTATTTTCTATTTGTGTGTACATTGCTTTTTCTACAGTGATTGAAGCAATATCTTCAGCTGGTGACATTTGGCTAATAATAGGAAAATAGTTTCCAGATTGGATTTTTATATTATCTTTAGAAGGGAGTTGATGAATTACTGTATTATAATTCCCTTCAAGTAATTTTTGCTCTTGTTCAACTTTAATAGCTTGTTCAAGAGTTGCAATTTTACGATTTGTTTCCAGCATAAATAATTTTAACTGTTTACTTAGACATTCGAATCGATCCTTTTTTAATAAGCTATCGCAATTTTCAATTTGACCATATGCGTTTAAAAAAATGATCGAAGAAAAAATAATCAGCATAAGATATTTCATAAGAGATCTCCTAAAAGGGTCTTATTTGACAGGTTTTAAGATTATCGAAAGAGTATTTATTTTTACAAAAAATTATTCAAGTTTTTAAGATAACCAATAATTTATTATTTTATTTTAATATAATTGGTTAAATACATTTATTGTTTTTTTAATTCTGTTTGTAATTAAATTGTAATTTATTTTTAATAATTATTAAATCATTTATTTAATATACAAAATATTTGCTTAATATGAGCTATTAAAAAGTCAGCTATAATTCAAAGGGAATTCTAATGAAATCAAATCTTATTACGAAATTCATTCCTTTCATGCTCTTGATAACAGTGTATAGCCAATCATCCTCTGCAAATGAACACCGAATTGGATTATCGCTCGGAGGAATAGCATGGGGTAATGGGTTGCTTAGCCTAAGTTACGATCAATCCGGTTTGTTTACTCAAAAAAATTGGTCACTAGGTGCTGAATTAGGAACTCTTTGGCATGGTTTTGTCATAGCTCCGCGAGCTCTATATTGGCAAAATAAAAATATGTCTGGTTTTTATGGGGGACCGAAAGCTTTAGTGGGTTTTGCTAGCAGCAGAAACTATCATTATTACTGCTATAACTGTGAAAATCGCAACCACACCTTTGTCGGATTGGGTGGAGAAGGGGGATGGTTGTATCGCTTTAAAACAGAGCCCAAAGGGCTCGATTTAGGTGGTGGCATCGATGTCGTAGCTACAAACTACCATATTTGGGCTTCTTTAAAATTTACCGTGGGTTACTTAATTCCATAAGAATATTTTCTAATTGATCTTTGCTTTCAAAAAAAATCCTAATTTCTCCATTGCCCATTTCATGGAATGAAACGCGGCAGTGCACTTTGAGCCTTTTTTTTAATTTTTGTTCGGCGTTAAGTGCTTCATTTAAATTATAAATAGGGTTTATGTTTTTTTCTAAGAGATGCACCTTTTTTTTATTCATAATCTGTTTATTGGTTCTTTTTAAGTTTGGCTTTGTTCCTGCTCCTTGTTCAATCAGTCTTTCAACTTCTAAAATTAATTTTTTAAATCCTTCTTTTTCACATTGTCTTCGCTTTGCAGCAAAGGTATCAATGAGTATCTTTCTTGTAAAAATATCGGGGTAAGTCTTAATCTTAGTTTGAATGTCACGGGGAATGCGCGCAAGCCATATGGCTCTACTTATGGTTTGAGGATTTTGCCCGCTTTCTTTTGCAATGTCTTTGACAGAATTGCCCGAAATCCAGGCTTTTCTCCACTCTTCTCCTATTTCGAAAAATTTAATTCCTGATTGCTTTTTTGTCATGCTTCTCTCCTCTAAAGTCATCTTATATTCATCTTTTTTGACTTTCAAGTTTCAAATTATCTTTAATTTACAAGGATTTTTAAATACAATGGGATTATAGTATGAGTTTTACGTTCCTTTTTTTACGGGAAAATTTAAATTTTAAAACAATTTGCTATATTTTAGTGCGGGGTGAATTTTAGCCGATTTATTTAAAGTAACAAAAATTAAAATTCATTATTCCAATTTGTTTCTTTAATTTTATTTAGAATTATTGAAACACTGTCTAAACATACAAAAGTAACAGAATTAATTTCGTCATTTATATTAAATAATATTCACATTATCAATTACTTTCATCTTAAGATTGAGTCGTTTAGATTTAAAAAAATTAAATCGAGATCTTGAATTATAATTAAAATTGTATTAATAATTTTTTTATTTAAATAAATGTTTTCCTAATTTTTATCAAAGGAAAAAACTTTATGGTTCCATTATTAACTTCTAAATTAAACCCTGTGCTAGGGACATTTCAGCTCTGGGGAATTGCTGTGGGCTTAGTTATTTCTGGAGAATATTTTGGTTGGAGTTATGGTTGGGGTAGTGCAGGTACATTAGGGTTTTTAATTACGACATTAATAATTTCAGTTATGTACTTTACCTTCATTTTTAGTTTTACGGAGCTAACGACAGCCATACCCCATGCCGGAGGGCCTTTGGCTTATGCAAAAAGAGCTTTTGGGACTTATGGGGGATTTATTGCTGGTTTTGCTACTCTTGTTGAGTTTTTATTTGCACCACCGGCAATCGCGTTAGCAATTGGTTCTTATTTAAGTGTTCAATTTCCAGAATTCAATGTGAAGTGGATAGCCACATTTTGTTACTTTATATTTATGGCATTAAATATTTTAGGGGTTAGTATTGCAGCAACGTTTGAATTGTGTGTTACATTATTAGCTATTTTTGAATTATTTATTTTTATGGGAGTTGTTTCGCCTAGTTTTTCATTATCTAATTTCATGCGAAATGGTTGGGCAGGGCAAGATCATTTTAGCTTATCTGCTTTGGGAGGAATTTTTGCGGCCATTCCCTTTGCCATTTGGTTTTTTCTTGCCATTGAAGGAGCTGCTATGGCGGCAGAAGAAGTTAAAAATCCAAAGAGAACAATTCCCATTGCTTATATTTCAGGAATTTTCACATTAATTATTCTTGCCCTTGGCGTTATGATTTTTGCAGGAAGTGTGGGCGATTGGAGGACTCTATCAAATATAAATGATCCCCTTCCCAAAGCTATGCAAATTGTTGTGGGAAATCAAAGTGGTTGGTTGCATATGTTGGTCTGGCTCGGATTATTTGGTCTTATTGCTTCTTTTCATGGAATTATTATGGGATATTCTAGGCAAATATTCGCTTTAGCAAGAGAAGGTTTTTTACCTTCTTTTTTAGCAAAAATTCATCCTACATTTAAAACTCCTTATTTGGCTATTTTATCGGGAGGGATATTTGGAATAGCTGTTATTTTTAGTGATGAATTTATTGTTATTAGTGGGCAAGCGCTAAGCGCAAATATTGTTGTTATGTCGGTTTTTGGTGCCATTGTTATGTATATTATTTCTATGCTTTCTTTATTTCAATTGAGAAAAAAAGAACCTCACTTACAAAGGCCTTATCAAACACCCTTTTATCCTTATTTTCCTATTATCGCACTTATTTTATCTTTTATAAGTTTATGTTCACTTATTTACTTTCACTTATTGCTAAGCCTTATTTTTTTAGGGTTATTTGTTTTATGTGGAATATGTGTCATTGTATTAAGTACAATACAAAAAAACAAAAAAAATAAGGTTGAAATAGCTATTTAATATTTTCTATTTAGAATTACTTTTATGATGATCTATTATTTTATTATAAATTTCAAGTGATTCTTTTTTACTTAAAGCGCTTTTTTGAGCTAAAATAAATATGAAAAGACTCGTTATAGCAATAATAATAAATTCCATTTGCATACTTATAATTGCTTTACCTCCGCCATAAGTACCTAAATAGGAAATAACACCTGAAATGATGAGATATAAAATCAACCAAATAAAAGATTTAAAATGTAATTTTTCATGATTTGTTTTTTTATTTCTCAAATGAGAGAATGAAAAAATAATAATTCCAATTAAAGCAGCGAACTCAAGTTTCCATACGGTGCACCAACCAGTCCATTGCAGCATGAGATTGCATATATAGAAGGCAATAAAAGAAATCACATTTGCGTAAGGCAGTTTAAAAGGTCTTTCTAAATGAGAAAGATGATTTCTAAAAATAGGTAAACAAAGAGGACCGCTCGCTAAGGTTAAAATGATAGCAGCAGATAAAAAAGCAATCATGGATTGCCACCCCGAAAATGGTAAAAATAGCAGCATGCCAACGACAAAGTTTGTAAAAATAGCAATCCAAGGAATAGAAAAGCGGTTTACCTTAGAAATGATTTTAGGTGCATCACCCTGTAAACTTATGGAGTATAAAATGCGTGAGGAAGATGCTATAAATCCAACAGCAGTACCAAGTGGAGAAATTATGGCATCAAAATATAAAACTTTGACCATAAATGTGAATCCCAGAGCTATAAAAATTCCCGCAAGAGGCCCCGCATCTCCCGAAAAACTAATTTGATCCCAGCCATTTTTAATAGCAGAAGGTTCTATGGCAAGAATAAATCCAAGTTGTAATATAGTATACAGCACCATACATGCAAAAAGAGAGCCGAATAAGGCAAATGGGATTGATTTTTGTGGATTTTTTGCTTCTCCTGCTAAGAAAATAGCGGTTTGAAATCCAAAAAAGGAAAAACTTACTCCACCAGATGCAATTGATGAAAGAATTCCAGAAAATCCAAAGGGAGCAAAACCAGAGTCGGTTAAATTCGTGGGATGAATTTGAGTTGTTAAGAGAAGATAAGCAGCTCCAATAGGGATAATGAGTTTCCAAATGACTACAAATTTATTGGATTCCGCCATAATCTTAACGCCAATCATATTGATAATAGAAAGTACTGCCATAAGTGCTGTGGCAAGTAAGAGGCCTTTTCCTGTGAGAGTTTCTGTGTTGCCCACCTTTTCAGAGATGTTGGGGATATAGGTTGAAGCATATTGAAATATGGCAAGAACCTCGATGGGAGCAACGACAACAGTCCACAGCCATGTGATCCAAGAGAAAATGGAACCTGTCATTTTTCCATGACTTATATGTGTATAAGCTGTAGAACCTCCACTTAAAGGTAACATCGTGGACAATTCTGCTAGAGTCAGGGCAATGATCGCGACGCACAATCCTCCTATTATCCATGCAAAAATTCCTGCAGGACCTGCTAGTTTTGCGGTATAAAAAGAGCCAAATAGCCATCCCGATCCGACTATGGAGCCAATGGATAAAAAGAGAAGACTGGTTTTGGAAATGTTGCGTTTCAATTGCATATTCTCACTTGCCTTTTGAAATGTTTGTAGAGTGTTTAGTCCTTTTTAGGTTAAGACTAAAACGACTTTGAAAGGCTTGTATGCAATAAAATACTTGGCCTGTCATCCAAATCGTTCGTTTTTTTGAATAATGTTATTTAAGTAAGGAATATATATGCTAAAATCCAAGAGCGCAAAAATTACAGCATCGTATAATGGAGAGCGATTTGATATTGCGGCAGCTGCACTTTTCGAAGATTTAAGTCGTAAGAAAATCAAAGCCATAATTGACGCTGGTGGAGCATATATTAACAAAAAAAGAATAGTTGTTGCTAAGACATTGGTGAAAATTGGTGATAAAATAGAAGTATTTTGGGAAGAAAAGAGCGAAAACTCGGAATCTCAAATTGCTAAAAGTGCCTTTCATTTAAAAAATACAATTGGTACTTTTATAGATGATAAAACACTTATTTTTGAAAATAATGATTTTTTTGTTGTCAATAAACCTGCAGGCATATCTTCCCAGGCAACTCTTTCTTCTAGCAAAGATACTATTTTACATGCTCTCTCTGTTTATGACTCAAAAACATTTGATTTGAAAAAAATGTTTTTAGTACATCGCTTAGATAAAGACACTTCTGGTTTAATGATTATTGCTAAAAATAAAGAAACTCAAAATAAATTTGAAGAAATTTTTAGAGATAAAAAAATAAATAAATCTTATGATGCGCTTTGTTTTAACATACCCAAAAATTTAGAAGGTGAAATTAAATTTTCTATTGCAAAAGATAATTCAAGAAAAAATAGCTATTTTGCTATAACAAATCCAAATTCAAAAATGAAAGATGCGAAATCGGCAGAAACAAATTTTGTAGTTCAAAAAATATATAAAAGTAGTAATATTTCTTTCATTAGATGTAATCCAAAAACAGGAAGAACTCATCAAATTAGAGTTCATTTATCTGCAATAGGTTGCCCTTTATTAGGAGACAAAACCTATTCACAAAACATTTATGGACATAAATATGCACAAATTGCGCTAAGACATATGCTTCATGCTATTAACTTGAGTTTTGAATTTAATGGTGAAAATTTTGATTTTACAGCTCCATTACCAGAAGATTTTGAACGTATAATAAAAATTTTAGAATCTACTCAATAATTTTATATCTGATATTTTGTCGCTTCAACTTGAAAATACTCATAGATAGTTTTATTAAAATGTATCTTGTTTATTTGTTTATTGGAAAGGGCAACCTTACAAAAACATCATCTTGGTTCATGAAGGGGAGGATTCCATAATGGCTTATAAGCTCATCACTGTCCCACAAGGCGGTTCTCATATTAAAGCAGATGCAAACGGAAAAGTTGAAGTTCCTGATAATCCGATAATTCCTTATATTGAGGGCGATGGAACGGGACCCGATATTTGGAAAGCATCTCAAATGGTTTTTGATGCTGCTGTTCAAAAAGCTTATGGTGGTAAAAAGAAAATCCATTGGATGGAAGTTCCTGCCGGAGAAAAATCATTTAATTCCAATGGAAATTGGCTTCCTGATGAAACAATTGATGCTATAAAAGAATATCGTGTTGCTATAAAAGGCCCTTTAACCACTCCTGTCGGTGGCGGTATTCGAAGTTTAAATGTAGCTCTTCGTCAAATTCTCGATCTCTACCAATGCGTGCGTCCTGTGCGTTGGTACACCAATGTGCCTTCTCCTGTTAAAGAACCACAAAAAGTAAATATGTGTATTTTCCGTGAGAATACCGAAGATATTTATGCTGGTATTGAATTTAAAGCAGGTTCTGACGAGCAAAAAAAATTACGCGAATTTTTAGCAAATACTTTAGGTAAAAAAGTGCGTGAAGATTCTGGTTTAGGTATTAAACCTATCAGTGAATTTGGTTCAAAACGCCTTGTTCGTGCTGCTATTAATTATGCAATTAAAAATAAATGCAAAAGTGTTACCATTGTGCATAAAGGTAACATTATGAAATTTACAGAAGGTGCATTTCGCGATTGGGGCTATGAAGTTGCTAAAACAGAATTCCGAAATGAATGTGTCACTTGGGAAGAGTGCAATGGCAATGTTCCTGCGGGTAAAATTTTAATTAAAGATGCTATTGCGGACAATATGTTCCAACAAGCTTTATTGCGTCCTGATGAGTATGAAGTTCTTGCGTGTACAAACTTAAATGGCGATTATTTATCTGATGCTCTTGCTGCACAAGTGGGCGGTCTAGGCATCGCTCCTGGAGCAAATATTGGTGATGGCTATGCCCTTTTTGAAGCAACTCATGGAACAGCTCCAAAATATGCAGGTCAAGATAAAGTCAATCCAGGTTCCGTTATATTAAGCGGAAATATGATGTTTGAATATCTCGGTTGGAATGAAGTTGTTACATTAATAGAAAAAGCATTTGAAAAAACTTTGGCACAAAAAGTTGTGACTTATGACTTCGCTCGTCAACTTCCTGGTGCAAAAGAAGTAAAGTGTTCCGAATTTGCAAAGGCAATTATTTCAAATATGTAATTTTTATGAAGCTTGGAGTGTTTTGAAGCTTTTAAGCAAAACAAAAATTTTATATAATAAATACTCTCGCCTGCTTCCGTGGGCGAGTTTAATTTGGGGAATTGGTTCTAGTTTTTTGTTGACTCGAGATTATTCCAAAGCAACACGATTGGGAATATTTACCTGCGCTTTTTTTATTCTTATTATATTAATGTCAACTTGGTATAGTTACATCAATAGCATATCTTCTCAAAATCGATTAAATAAATTGCATTTAGGTTTGCATAAGAAAAAAGAATTATTTGAGTTTATTGGCCTTACAGCAACGCAATACTTCATTCAATATATTTTTATGTTCTGTATCCCTTTTCTATATTTTAAAGAAGAATGGATATGGCTCTTTTTTTTAGTATTTTTTGTTGGAATGACTTTATGGGATCCCTTTTGGGTTCGATTATTTAAAATCCAATTTTTTAGACTGCTTTTACGCTTAATAGCTTCTTGTTTGGTTTTTGGATTTTTATATGCGGTATTATTTCCTACTTATTTAGATTTCTATTATGTCTTTTTTTCAATAATTTGTTTTATTGCTATTTTCCCTTGGAATTCTTTTGTCATAAATAGAAAGATTAAAGTTTCTGAAATGAGTGCTTCCTTTATATTAACGCTGATTATTGCGTGTCATCCTTTTATTCCCTCCGATTATCAATTTCCTGTTATTTCAATATGGATTGAAAACAGTAAGTTTTCATTTAATAAACCAGGAAAGGAAACTTTTAAAATCATAAAAGGAAACATAATTTCAAGAAATGAATTGATGCTCAATTTATCAAACGGAAAAAAACTTTGTGCTATTACTCCTGTTGTTGCTCCATTAGGCGTTTTTTCTGTAGTTTATCAAGAATGGTACGTTGACAATAAATTCCTTGAAAGTATTGTTCTACCTAAAATATCTGGTTCAGAAATTCTAGAAAAATATAATACCTTCTCATGTAAAAAATATTTTATGAAATTAGAAAATGCTAAAAAGTTAACAATAAAAACATATTTAAAAAATGGTATTTATGTAGGAACTCAGTCTCTCATCATCTCAGATTGAGCTTCTTCTAATGCTTTCATGTCATTCTCGCTTAAAGAATATCCAATGCTATTTAGCATCTCGGCATACAAGGAAAAATCATGAATTTCTTGTGCGAATTCTTCTTTAAGTTCTTCATCTGTCAAATGTTTTTCCTCTAAAAAACATTGCAAGCCTTCTTGAGTACAAAGCGCTGCTAATAATAAAGGCAAATGTCCCAATGTACTTCGGCCTAACAATTTTCGTTCGAAATCTCTAAGATTGTCTTGAATATGTGAGCCATTCATGATGACGGCCTCAATGCTACGGTGACCTAATTTTTGTTCACATAGTTTAGGTGAGTCAATACTATTATAAAATTCACAAATTAAAGGGCGCATGCCATATATCCCACAGTGTCCTGCAAATTGCGATGTGTTTTCTTTTACAAAAAAGGGACAAGGTAACAGCTGGGCGAGGAATTTTTTTTGATCGCGATCTAAAAAAGGCAGCCGACCCTTACTTTGCACAAAATTAAAATACTTCTCAACATAGTGAAACAATTTTTTAGCAAGTTCTTCTAGAGGTGTACCTTCTGCCAGAACTCTGTTTAATAAGACAAACGCTTCACCAGCAGTGACAGGGACTAAAGGAAAGTGACAACAGGCACCACAGCCTTTTGTGCAGCCTAATTTTTCCGAAGTCTGTGAAGCCAAAAATTCTGCTGTTTTTTGAGATGCAGCATGCTCATGAGTTTCATACTTTGTCATGACAAAAGGAATCAAATGCTGAATTGCTGTTGAATACTCCATATCCACCTCCACGAAGACTGCTTAGCACATCTCGCCTTTAACTTGGTTTAGTACAAGAGTTCAAGACATTTTATTATGGCGAATTTAATTTAAATTTTTAAACAGGGCTCAAATGATTTTAGGTCAGATTTTTTTTAATTTGTTTTGAAAACATAATTTCACGTATTAAATATTTATATAGATTACCAAAAATATTAAAATTAATTATTTTTGTTGTATTGACAAAAATTAACACATATTTTAGATATGTGAGATGTGAAATTCATTTCACGCATAATATTTTAAAAATTTTATTAAAATTAATTATTAAAAGCAATTGTATATGGGGGCATGTATGGCTCAATTTTTACGTTATTTTAAATTTATTTTAGTACTCCAATTGCTAATAAATTTTAAGGCTTATTCCACTGTAAACATAATTTCTTGGTGGGATTATTTAGATAAAGAGACATTATCTAAAGTCGAAAAGCAATGCAATACCACTATTTCGAATGACGAGTACTACTCCAGTGAAGAGCTTTTAAGAAGAATAAAAAATCATAAATATTCCATTGTGATATTTCCAGGTGATGTCTACAATTTAATTTCGGAAAATATCATAAAAAATGGGATAGATATGTCAGATGTGGTTGAAAAATATGATCCTAAAATATTGAAAATTTTTAATGAAATAAAGTTAAATAGAAATGTAGGTATGTTTGCCTTAACAACGACGGGATTTTTATATAATCCCAAGCAAATTGAAATTGAAAAGACAGATTTTGTAGAGGAAGTTTTTAAAAAAGCTAAAAATAAAAAAATTGTTTTGATTGATAATTATTTAGAGTCATTATACCTAATATCAAGAAATAATAAAATATTAAACTCTGAAGAAGGTATTCAGAAGTTTAGCAACTTAATTGAAGGAACTCATCATATCATTTCTAATGATTATACTAAAATTATAAAGCAAAACGATTTTGCCTTTGCTTATTCCTGGGCAGGAACTGCCATTGAAATGATTGCAAAAAATCTTGATTTAAAGTATATATTATTACCCGAGGTATCATATATTGCTGCGGATTTTATTGCCGCAAATAATAATAACCAACAAACCAAATGTGTGCTAAAAAATATTGCTTCGCGAAATGTGCTCGACCCCATATTAGCAAGAACATTTTATTTTTCTCCATATGGCTTGCCGAGTAAAATAGAAAATAAAATATTTGCAAGAGAGTATGAAAATTTTATTTATAATAATCATAAATTAAACTGGTTGCCCTTCCCATCAAAAGCAGATTATGACAAACAACTTAATTTATGGCAAAAGATTAAAATATCAATGAATAATAAAATTGATTGATATGTTATTCTATTTTTCGGAATTCGTATGAAAAAAATAATAATTTTGTTATGTTTTTTTTTAAGATTTATGCATTTGCATCTGTGAACATCATTTCGTGGTGGGGTTATATAGATTATGAATTAATTTCACAATTATCTTTAGAATGTAAATCTAAAATATCATATGATGAATATTATTCTATAAAAGACTTTTTGCGACGTTATAAAAAACATAATTATTCTATTATTATTTTTCCAGCACAAATTTATAATTTAATTTCACAAGAGATTAATGACAAAGGTATCAACTTGAATGACATTAGAAATGAGTATCATCCTGAAATACTAAACTTGTTCAATAGACAAGTTTATACAAAAAATGTAGCCATTTATTCATTGGGAATTACAGGCTTTATTTATAACCCATTGCATATTCATATTGATAGAAATGATGAAGTTAAAAATATATTTCAAAATGCAAAGGATAAAAAAATTGCGGTTATTGATGATCCTATTGAATCCCTTCATCTTATATCTCAATCTACTGAAAATGGAAACGACTTTGAAGTAGAAAAAAATTTTAACAACTTAATAAAAGGAACAAAATATTTAATTACAAATGACACAATAAAAATAGTGAAAGACAAAAATTTTGCCTTTGCCTACTCCTGGGTTGGCACATCACTAAAAAGAATGTCTGAAAATCCTCATTTAAAATTTACTTCAATTCCAAAATTGTCATATATATCAGCCGATTTTATTGCAACATTGGACAAAAATAAAGATACCGAATGTGTGGCAAAAAAACTTGCCAGTAAAGAATTTTTAGATCCCGTTTTAACAAGAACATTTTATTTTTCTCCTTATGGTATTCCGGAAAAAATCCAAGATAAGAAATATTTATCAGAATATGAAGATTTTATTGATAATCATCATTTATTAAAATGGCTACCTGTACTTAAAAAGGAGGATTATCAAAAGAAAATAAATTTATGGGAAAAAATAAAAATTGATATGAGCAATAAAATTTAACTGGAGGAAAAATGCAAATAAAATCAAATAGAAAAGTATCACTAACAGTATTTGTGTCATCGTTTTTAATACAAAACGCTTATGCAAATGTAAGCATCGCTTCTTGGTGGGGTTATATTGACAAAGCTACAATCGAGAAATTAGAGAAAAAATGCCATACAAAAATCACACTTGATGAGTATTATACCAATGATGAGTTTATAAATAATTATCAGAAAAAGGATTACGCGGTCGCTATTTTTTCCGGATCTGTATACAAATATATTATTGAGGATGTTGAAAAAAAAGGAATTTCCTTTGAGAAAATTACTAAAAACTATGATAAA is a window encoding:
- a CDS encoding YkgJ family cysteine cluster protein, producing the protein MEYSTAIQHLIPFVMTKYETHEHAASQKTAEFLASQTSEKLGCTKGCGACCHFPLVPVTAGEAFVLLNRVLAEGTPLEELAKKLFHYVEKYFNFVQSKGRLPFLDRDQKKFLAQLLPCPFFVKENTSQFAGHCGIYGMRPLICEFYNSIDSPKLCEQKLGHRSIEAVIMNGSHIQDNLRDFERKLLGRSTLGHLPLLLAALCTQEGLQCFLEEKHLTDEELKEEFAQEIHDFSLYAEMLNSIGYSLSENDMKALEEAQSEMMRD
- a CDS encoding RluA family pseudouridine synthase, producing the protein MLKSKSAKITASYNGERFDIAAAALFEDLSRKKIKAIIDAGGAYINKKRIVVAKTLVKIGDKIEVFWEEKSENSESQIAKSAFHLKNTIGTFIDDKTLIFENNDFFVVNKPAGISSQATLSSSKDTILHALSVYDSKTFDLKKMFLVHRLDKDTSGLMIIAKNKETQNKFEEIFRDKKINKSYDALCFNIPKNLEGEIKFSIAKDNSRKNSYFAITNPNSKMKDAKSAETNFVVQKIYKSSNISFIRCNPKTGRTHQIRVHLSAIGCPLLGDKTYSQNIYGHKYAQIALRHMLHAINLSFEFNGENFDFTAPLPEDFERIIKILESTQ
- a CDS encoding APC family permease → MQLKRNISKTSLLFLSIGSIVGSGWLFGSFYTAKLAGPAGIFAWIIGGLCVAIIALTLAELSTMLPLSGGSTAYTHISHGKMTGSIFSWITWLWTVVVAPIEVLAIFQYASTYIPNISEKVGNTETLTGKGLLLATALMAVLSIINMIGVKIMAESNKFVVIWKLIIPIGAAYLLLTTQIHPTNLTDSGFAPFGFSGILSSIASGGVSFSFFGFQTAIFLAGEAKNPQKSIPFALFGSLFACMVLYTILQLGFILAIEPSAIKNGWDQISFSGDAGPLAGIFIALGFTFMVKVLYFDAIISPLGTAVGFIASSSRILYSISLQGDAPKIISKVNRFSIPWIAIFTNFVVGMLLFLPFSGWQSMIAFLSAAIILTLASGPLCLPIFRNHLSHLERPFKLPYANVISFIAFYICNLMLQWTGWCTVWKLEFAALIGIIIFSFSHLRNKKTNHEKLHFKSFIWLILYLIISGVISYLGTYGGGKAIISMQMEFIIIAITSLFIFILAQKSALSKKESLEIYNKIIDHHKSNSK
- the eat gene encoding ethanolamine permease, yielding MVPLLTSKLNPVLGTFQLWGIAVGLVISGEYFGWSYGWGSAGTLGFLITTLIISVMYFTFIFSFTELTTAIPHAGGPLAYAKRAFGTYGGFIAGFATLVEFLFAPPAIALAIGSYLSVQFPEFNVKWIATFCYFIFMALNILGVSIAATFELCVTLLAIFELFIFMGVVSPSFSLSNFMRNGWAGQDHFSLSALGGIFAAIPFAIWFFLAIEGAAMAAEEVKNPKRTIPIAYISGIFTLIILALGVMIFAGSVGDWRTLSNINDPLPKAMQIVVGNQSGWLHMLVWLGLFGLIASFHGIIMGYSRQIFALAREGFLPSFLAKIHPTFKTPYLAILSGGIFGIAVIFSDEFIVISGQALSANIVVMSVFGAIVMYIISMLSLFQLRKKEPHLQRPYQTPFYPYFPIIALILSFISLCSLIYFHLLLSLIFLGLFVLCGICVIVLSTIQKNKKNKVEIAI
- the icd gene encoding isocitrate dehydrogenase (NADP(+)), with product MAYKLITVPQGGSHIKADANGKVEVPDNPIIPYIEGDGTGPDIWKASQMVFDAAVQKAYGGKKKIHWMEVPAGEKSFNSNGNWLPDETIDAIKEYRVAIKGPLTTPVGGGIRSLNVALRQILDLYQCVRPVRWYTNVPSPVKEPQKVNMCIFRENTEDIYAGIEFKAGSDEQKKLREFLANTLGKKVREDSGLGIKPISEFGSKRLVRAAINYAIKNKCKSVTIVHKGNIMKFTEGAFRDWGYEVAKTEFRNECVTWEECNGNVPAGKILIKDAIADNMFQQALLRPDEYEVLACTNLNGDYLSDALAAQVGGLGIAPGANIGDGYALFEATHGTAPKYAGQDKVNPGSVILSGNMMFEYLGWNEVVTLIEKAFEKTLAQKVVTYDFARQLPGAKEVKCSEFAKAIISNM